The genome window ATCTCGTCGAGAAAGCCCAAGACGGGGAACTGTACTTCAAGGGTAAGTTCATCGCGGACGAGGTCGGTCTCTCGCCCAAAGAGATCGGCGCGCTGATGGTGAAACTCCGCGACTCTACCCACGAGCTCACCATCGAGAAGTGGTCGTACACGAGCGCGACCACCTGGCGCGTCGCCCCCACCTCGTAAGCGTAACACCCCGGTCCCCGCGACCCGTTTCGGCGACGGTCCTCGCCTTTCGACACCGCTCGCGAACCATGCAACTCCTTCGTCTCCGGACGACGGCGGCCTACTTCCCACCACTCCGCTGACGACACGCACCGCCTCTCCCGTCGCCGATACACGCACTTCTCCCGACGCTGATACACGCACCTCTCCCGACGCCGACACACCCGGCGTCGTCGGGCCTTCGTCGGCATCGACACCGGATTTATACTCCTCTGTGCGGTAGACGTAGTATCAGATGGACGAGGCCGATAGCCCTCCGTACGGCCCCGCGGCCGCCCCCGCAGACGGTCCCTCGCTCGAACAACTCGGCTCGGTGTTCTACGTTCGTGAGGTACGTACGGACGACGAAAGACTGCTGTACTACGGCGAGTCGCTCGTCTCGCGCCGCTCGCTGCTCGAAGAGGTCTGGCCTTCGTTCCGACAAGCGGGCTACGACGTTCGGCTCGCACGGACGAACGACGGACTCGACGTGCTCGTCGCCGAACCCCTCTCGGTCGGCCTCGAGGGCGTCCCCTGGAAGAACCTGTTGCTGTTCGTCGCGACCGTCACCTCGACGCTGTTCGTCGGCGCGTACGCGTGGTACTACATCCCCGTAAGCCAGATTCAGGAGAACCCGCTGGTCGCGCTCGAAGCGTGGCCCTTCACTGCCGCCGTGCTCGGCGTCCTCTGCGCGCACGAACTCGGCCACTACGTGATGGGTCGCTACCACGGCGTCGACGTCTCGCTGCCGTATCTCATTCCCTTTATCTTCCCGTTCGGCACGATGGGCGCGATAATCCGAATGCGCGGGCAGATGCCCGACCGGAAGGCGCTGTTCGACATCGGCGTCGCCGGGCCGCTCGGCGGGTTGGCGGCGACGGTTCTCGTCACCGCTATCGGCCTGTCGCTCGACCCGATCACGATTCCCGAGCGCGTGTTCGTCGGGAGCACCGAGGTCATCCAGTTCAACAACCCGCTGCTGCTGGACCTCATCGCGACGTTCCTCGGCCAACCGAGCGACTACAGCTATCCGCAGACGGTGAACCCGGTCATCATCGGCGGCTGGGTGGGGATGTTCTTCACCGTGTTGAACCTCTTGCCGGTCGGTCAACTCGACGGCGGCCACATGGTCCGCGCGATGCTCGGACGGAGACAGGAGACCGTGGCGACGCTCGTTCCGCTCGGCCTGTTCGGCCTCGCGGGCTACCTCTACTACGTTCGCGACCTCGGCCTCCAGGAGTCTGTCGGCCTGTGGGCCTTCTGGGGGCTGTTCTCGCTGTTCATCGCCATCAACGGCCCCGCCCACCCCATCGACGAGTCCGGTATCGGCTGGAAGCGACAGCTCGTCGGCGTGTTCACCTTCGCGCTCGGCCTGCTGTGTTTCATGCTGGTGCCGATTCAGCTGATGAGCGCGTGAGAGTCCGAGAGCCGGGGAGCCGAGACGCTCGCGTCGGCGGCGCTACGCCGAGTGCGTGTACCCGCGGTCCGGAAGCGACTCGTCGTCGAGTGTTACCCCCGCACTCGACTCGGTGGCGCGTCCGATGCGTGCGACCGGCACCGGTGAAGCCGACGTCGCGCGGTCGAGCGCGGACTCGGGGAGCGTGAACACCAACTCGAAATCCTCGCCGAAATGAAGCGCCGACTCCCAGTAGTCGCTCTCACCGTCGGTCGCGTCCTCGACGGCGGTGTCGACCGGAATCGGCGCGGAG of Haloprofundus halophilus contains these proteins:
- a CDS encoding DUF7123 family protein — encoded protein: MSATANPSTDGRSKETRLKQYLVEKAQDGELYFKGKFIADEVGLSPKEIGALMVKLRDSTHELTIEKWSYTSATTWRVAPTS
- a CDS encoding site-2 protease family protein, with translation MDEADSPPYGPAAAPADGPSLEQLGSVFYVREVRTDDERLLYYGESLVSRRSLLEEVWPSFRQAGYDVRLARTNDGLDVLVAEPLSVGLEGVPWKNLLLFVATVTSTLFVGAYAWYYIPVSQIQENPLVALEAWPFTAAVLGVLCAHELGHYVMGRYHGVDVSLPYLIPFIFPFGTMGAIIRMRGQMPDRKALFDIGVAGPLGGLAATVLVTAIGLSLDPITIPERVFVGSTEVIQFNNPLLLDLIATFLGQPSDYSYPQTVNPVIIGGWVGMFFTVLNLLPVGQLDGGHMVRAMLGRRQETVATLVPLGLFGLAGYLYYVRDLGLQESVGLWAFWGLFSLFIAINGPAHPIDESGIGWKRQLVGVFTFALGLLCFMLVPIQLMSA